The following coding sequences lie in one Carassius carassius chromosome 1, fCarCar2.1, whole genome shotgun sequence genomic window:
- the LOC132144544 gene encoding lipopolysaccharide-induced tumor necrosis factor-alpha factor homolog — protein sequence MSTDGTRNPPPYIIPIEGEKGSNVKVYNVHTPFTPQSSTIRDPGIQMESARPVQSTETKNKFVSYESYELGRNPGMATCTSCQQQVLTNVTYKVGVYAWLMCLLFILCGFVLCCCLIPFFMKFFKDVYHTCPKCNKILHIEKKRCC from the exons ATGAGCACTGACGGAACCAGGAACCCACCTCCGTATATCATACCAA TAGAGGGTGAAAAGGGCTCCAACGTCAAGGTCTACAATGTGCACACTCCGTTCACGCCACAAAGCTCCACTATTAGAGATCCTGGAATCCAGATGGAATCAGCCAGACCTG TTCAATCAACGGAGACCAAAAACAAATTCGTCAGCTATGAATCATATGAGCTGGGTCGCAATCCAGGAATGGCCACCTGCACAAGCTGCCAACAGCAGGTCTTAACCAATGTCACCTACAAAGTGGGAGTTTACGCCTGGTTGATGTGCTTACTCTTCATCCTGTGCGG GTTTGTTTTGTGCTGCTGTCTGATTCCGTTCTTCATGAAGTTTTTCAAAGACGTCTATCACACATGCCCGAAATGCAATAAGATCCTGCACATTGAAAAAAAGCGATGCTGCTAA